The proteins below come from a single Fastidiosipila sanguinis genomic window:
- a CDS encoding site-2 protease family protein, whose amino-acid sequence MFDNFDLNSYLIGLFVLFLSISVHEWAHAYFAYKMGDETALRAGRITLNPIKHFEPIGLMLILFGAPVAWGKPVPVNSNNFRRDVNRKNAMLWVSLSGITFNLILAVVAAALFYTIALIYNLLVFNSVELSGLSLTVLTTLQQINYSLIFLNVNLAVFNLLPIPPLDGFELANRFLPDKWSYIINQYSRNIGFVLLMVIVFFNRPFSMFLGKIITPIVSLIEWPFRELSTWIFNLIVG is encoded by the coding sequence ATGTTTGATAATTTTGATTTGAATTCATATTTAATCGGTCTATTTGTACTGTTCTTATCAATTAGTGTCCATGAATGGGCTCACGCATACTTTGCTTATAAAATGGGTGATGAGACTGCTCTTAGAGCTGGTCGTATCACCCTAAATCCCATAAAACATTTTGAGCCAATAGGTTTGATGCTAATCCTTTTTGGGGCACCAGTCGCTTGGGGTAAACCTGTGCCAGTAAATTCTAACAACTTTAGAAGAGATGTAAATCGTAAAAATGCAATGCTCTGGGTCAGTCTATCTGGGATTACATTTAATCTAATCCTTGCTGTTGTAGCAGCTGCGTTATTTTATACCATAGCACTGATATATAATCTGTTAGTTTTCAATTCTGTAGAGCTTTCTGGGCTCAGCTTAACTGTTTTAACCACACTTCAACAGATTAATTACTCATTGATATTTTTAAATGTTAACTTAGCAGTGTTTAATTTGCTGCCTATTCCTCCGTTGGATGGATTTGAATTAGCTAATCGCTTTTTGCCAGATAAATGGAGCTATATAATTAACCAGTATTCTAGAAATATAGGATTTGTATTGTTAATGGTAATAGTTTTCTTTAATAGACCATTTTCGATGTTCCTAGGAAAAATAATTACACCAATAGTCAGTTTAATTGAATGGCCATTTAGAGAATTAAGTACATGGATATTCAATCTAATTGTTGGTTAA
- the cmk gene encoding (d)CMP kinase codes for MNDVYTIAIDGPAGAGKTTVSRDLANKLNILHLDTGAMYRASALACLQSGIEKGDTNAIIKVVNDSDITVEFQNGEQKTMLNGECVNHLIRTPEVSLWASDVSAVPEVRLKLVEIQRDLSKKISMVIDGRDIGTYVLPDADFKIFMTADQKLRAERRYKELIAKGVEVDFEEVLQDQLYRDEQDTNREFAPLKAAEDAFIFDTTGLSISECADIIIDYMNKNRSTEC; via the coding sequence ATGAATGATGTTTATACAATAGCAATAGATGGTCCTGCAGGTGCTGGTAAGACTACAGTTTCAAGAGACTTAGCAAATAAGCTAAATATATTGCATTTAGATACAGGCGCTATGTATAGAGCAAGTGCATTGGCTTGTCTTCAATCAGGAATTGAAAAAGGTGATACAAATGCAATTATAAAAGTTGTCAATGATAGTGATATCACTGTAGAGTTCCAAAATGGAGAACAAAAAACTATGTTAAACGGAGAATGTGTTAATCATCTTATAAGAACACCTGAGGTATCTCTATGGGCATCAGATGTAAGTGCAGTTCCAGAGGTAAGATTGAAATTAGTTGAAATTCAAAGAGATTTATCTAAAAAAATTAGCATGGTAATTGATGGTAGAGATATTGGGACTTACGTTTTGCCAGATGCAGATTTTAAAATATTTATGACAGCAGATCAAAAACTAAGAGCAGAAAGAAGATATAAAGAGCTCATTGCGAAAGGTGTTGAAGTTGATTTTGAAGAGGTTTTGCAAGATCAGCTTTATAGAGACGAGCAAGATACTAATAGAGAATTTGCACCTTTAAAAGCAGCTGAGGATGCTTTTATCTTCGATACTACAGGATTAAGTATTTCTGAATGCGCTGATATAATTATTGACTATATGAATAAAAATAGGAGTACTGAATGTTAA
- a CDS encoding metal ABC transporter solute-binding protein, Zn/Mn family, with protein MNLQKIGRAGLAVLLSFSLVACNAGGKPSTTNEKQDNDSNKLNIATSFYPMYEFTKAITGETANVTNIMPAGSASHGWEPSAKQVAELSKADLLIYQGAGMEEWIDSVKASLESEGSKLKWVEAGEGIELLPGHSHDHDHDHEDDHDHDHDHDHEDDHDHDHDHDREDDHDHDHDHDHEGEHDHEDDHDHEHEHSHTYDPHLWLSPKNSSKMLENIKNALVEINPEAKDTYEKNFNDYNMKLKELDKLYSEKLSENNVKSFVITHEAFGYIAKDYGLKQYGLTGMGTEQDPNPEKMKEMVNLVKSEHMKAIYFDDAGSDKIAQVLANEIGDVKVLPLTTMHSPTEEELAAGETYFTKMERNLENLCVNNQAK; from the coding sequence ATGAATTTACAAAAAATAGGAAGAGCAGGATTAGCTGTACTTTTAAGTTTTAGTTTAGTCGCATGTAATGCTGGTGGTAAGCCAAGTACTACAAATGAAAAGCAAGATAATGATTCTAATAAATTGAATATCGCAACCTCATTTTATCCAATGTATGAATTTACTAAAGCTATTACAGGTGAAACTGCAAACGTAACTAACATAATGCCAGCAGGAAGTGCATCACATGGATGGGAACCTTCTGCAAAACAAGTTGCAGAGTTATCAAAAGCAGATTTGTTAATTTACCAAGGTGCTGGTATGGAAGAATGGATAGATTCTGTTAAAGCAAGCTTGGAGAGTGAAGGAAGTAAATTAAAATGGGTGGAAGCAGGTGAAGGTATAGAGTTATTGCCAGGACATTCTCATGACCACGACCATGATCACGAGGATGACCACGATCACGACCACGACCATGATCACGAGGATGACCACGATCACGACCACGACCATGATCGCGAGGATGACCACGATCACGACCATGACCACGATCATGAGGGTGAACACGACCATGAGGATGATCACGACCACGAACATGAACACAGCCATACCTATGATCCACATCTATGGTTAAGTCCAAAAAATAGTAGCAAAATGTTGGAGAATATTAAGAACGCTTTAGTTGAAATAAATCCAGAAGCTAAAGATACATATGAGAAGAATTTTAATGACTACAACATGAAATTAAAAGAACTAGATAAACTTTACTCAGAGAAATTGAGTGAGAATAACGTAAAAAGTTTTGTTATTACTCATGAGGCATTTGGATATATAGCAAAAGACTATGGTCTAAAACAATACGGTTTAACAGGTATGGGTACTGAACAAGATCCGAATCCAGAAAAGATGAAAGAAATGGTAAATCTAGTTAAATCAGAACATATGAAAGCGATATACTTCGATGACGCTGGAAGTGACAAAATTGCACAAGTTTTAGCTAATGAAATTGGAGATGTTAAAGTTTTACCATTAACAACAATGCATTCTCCTACAGAAGAGGAATTAGCAGCAGGAGAGACTTACTTTACAAAAATGGAGAGAAACTTAGAAAATCTCTGTGTGAACAATCAAGCTAAGTAA
- a CDS encoding helix-hairpin-helix domain-containing protein, which produces MKSSVKFWISNLAFITAFIIGVLFFIQKNSSEDLLIRAEGNSSKINGNYELTDSDSTDISKDVSEQANVPEKEVESVSKKYPIYITGEINNPGIYHVTENTYVYEVVEMAGGFTEEAAESYINLAAKVSLESHIYVPNINDSEIEILSNLSSNSNSIGSENNTSNNNLVNINTASIKELKTLPGIGQAMAERIINYRKESGVFKSIEELMNISGIKETKFNSIKELITT; this is translated from the coding sequence ATGAAAAGCAGTGTTAAATTTTGGATTAGTAATTTAGCTTTTATAACAGCTTTTATTATTGGAGTTTTGTTTTTTATTCAGAAGAATAGTTCTGAAGACTTACTAATAAGAGCAGAAGGCAATAGTTCAAAAATTAATGGAAACTATGAGCTAACAGATTCTGACAGTACTGATATAAGCAAGGATGTCTCTGAGCAAGCTAATGTACCTGAAAAAGAAGTTGAATCAGTATCAAAAAAGTATCCAATCTATATTACAGGTGAAATAAATAATCCTGGCATTTATCATGTTACAGAGAATACCTATGTTTATGAAGTGGTTGAAATGGCTGGTGGATTCACAGAAGAAGCTGCTGAGAGTTATATAAATTTAGCTGCAAAAGTTAGCTTAGAATCTCATATTTATGTTCCTAATATTAATGATAGTGAAATAGAAATATTGAGTAATCTTAGTAGCAATTCTAATAGTATTGGATCAGAAAATAATACATCAAATAATAATTTAGTAAATATAAATACAGCTAGCATAAAAGAACTAAAGACACTGCCAGGAATTGGTCAAGCTATGGCAGAGAGAATAATTAATTATCGTAAGGAATCTGGGGTTTTTAAAAGTATTGAAGAATTAATGAATATTAGTGGAATTAAAGAAACAAAGTTCAATAGCATAAAAGAATTAATCACTACATGA
- a CDS encoding segregation and condensation protein A, producing MSKIDNKKDINNIIGNEAKGPELHLGDFSGPLDLLLYLIDKNEIDLFDIPIAELTNQYLEYLTSLTEVDLNNIADFLAVASDLVQIKSKMILPSYKEDGSSEDPRDELVWKLLLYRRCKLIARQLEEREERYSGVIFRKRLPDNELGIEVKDKTVFYTDASEFKTFRFDEAVQNIAARNQARYQDLSEKINYIVKRKHLSILDQINNLNTQLNKHSIINFNNLYSKSESKAELLTGFLAVLELLKNNEIIATQKEAFADIILSKNNDEKNSNSKDETD from the coding sequence ATGTCAAAAATTGATAATAAGAAAGATATCAACAATATAATTGGGAATGAAGCTAAAGGCCCAGAACTTCACTTAGGTGATTTTTCTGGACCTTTAGATCTTTTGCTATACCTAATCGACAAAAATGAAATTGATCTTTTTGATATACCTATTGCAGAGTTGACGAATCAGTACTTAGAATACTTAACATCATTAACTGAAGTAGATTTAAATAATATTGCAGACTTTCTTGCAGTGGCAAGTGATTTAGTGCAAATTAAATCCAAAATGATTTTGCCTTCTTATAAAGAAGATGGTAGTTCAGAAGACCCAAGAGATGAACTGGTATGGAAGCTTTTGCTTTACAGACGTTGCAAACTTATAGCAAGACAACTAGAGGAAAGAGAAGAGCGCTATTCAGGGGTAATCTTTAGAAAACGTTTACCTGATAATGAACTAGGAATAGAAGTAAAAGATAAGACAGTTTTTTATACAGATGCCAGCGAATTTAAAACTTTTAGGTTTGATGAGGCTGTACAAAATATAGCAGCAAGAAATCAGGCACGATATCAGGATTTAAGTGAAAAAATTAACTATATTGTTAAACGTAAACACTTATCAATATTAGATCAGATTAATAATCTTAATACTCAGCTTAATAAGCATTCAATAATAAACTTTAATAACTTATATTCTAAGAGTGAATCAAAAGCAGAGTTATTAACAGGATTTTTAGCTGTTTTAGAATTATTAAAAAATAATGAAATAATAGCCACACAAAAAGAAGCTTTTGCAGATATAATTTTAAGTAAAAATAATGATGAAAAGAATAGCAATAGTAAGGATGAAACAGACTAA
- a CDS encoding dihydrofolate reductase produces MEIVVLVDNNWGIGYAGDQLVRIKEDLQNFKKITENGIVIYGRKTLETFPGGKVLKNRENWILSRTVQKIDGATVFNDIDYLLRQIEDAEEEGKKIFCIGGTEIYEQLLPYVNICHVSKVHKEYENVDRFFPNLDKNKDWYLAEKSQLLYSDSADVHYSFNTYIRK; encoded by the coding sequence ATGGAAATAGTTGTATTAGTTGATAATAACTGGGGTATTGGTTACGCAGGTGATCAGCTTGTCAGAATAAAAGAAGATCTACAAAATTTTAAAAAGATAACTGAAAATGGAATTGTAATTTATGGTAGAAAAACTTTAGAAACTTTTCCTGGAGGAAAGGTCCTAAAGAATAGAGAAAATTGGATTCTATCTAGGACAGTGCAGAAAATAGATGGGGCTACAGTCTTCAATGATATTGATTATTTATTAAGGCAGATTGAAGATGCTGAGGAAGAAGGTAAAAAGATATTCTGTATTGGTGGAACGGAGATCTATGAGCAATTGTTGCCATACGTGAATATTTGCCATGTAAGTAAAGTCCATAAAGAATATGAAAATGTTGACAGATTTTTCCCTAATCTCGATAAAAATAAGGATTGGTATTTGGCAGAAAAATCACAGCTACTATATTCCGATTCTGCCGATGTACACTATAGTTTTAATACTTATATAAGGAAGTAG
- the scpB gene encoding SMC-Scp complex subunit ScpB, whose translation MNMIDNEKQKLSILAILEAIIFASGNPVEKADLEAFFDLSSKDLEDLIKQLKIKYEDSKHGFELRIIGSAVAFATKTEVKDEISGFFNSEIKRTKLTQANYETLAVVAYNEPVTRADIEEVRGVNSDSALNRLIEKGLVEMTGTLDAPGRPALFGVTELFLQLYGIENLNQLEPMDMLMYETIRDFETSYHKESDLEEKESVDSGDDLGTVY comes from the coding sequence ATGAATATGATTGATAATGAAAAGCAGAAATTAAGCATATTGGCTATTCTTGAAGCAATAATTTTTGCTTCTGGAAATCCTGTAGAAAAAGCTGATTTGGAAGCTTTTTTTGATTTGAGTAGTAAAGATTTAGAAGATTTAATTAAGCAATTAAAAATTAAATATGAGGATTCAAAGCATGGTTTTGAATTACGTATAATTGGTTCAGCAGTGGCTTTTGCAACTAAAACAGAAGTAAAAGATGAAATTTCTGGATTTTTTAATAGTGAAATCAAAAGGACTAAGTTGACTCAAGCTAATTATGAAACTCTTGCAGTGGTAGCGTATAACGAACCTGTCACTAGAGCTGATATAGAAGAGGTCAGAGGAGTTAATTCAGATAGTGCTTTAAATAGATTGATTGAAAAAGGTCTAGTTGAAATGACAGGAACGTTGGATGCTCCTGGTAGACCAGCACTTTTTGGTGTTACAGAGTTGTTTTTACAGCTTTATGGTATTGAGAATTTAAATCAACTTGAACCTATGGATATGCTTATGTACGAAACTATAAGAGATTTTGAAACTTCATATCACAAAGAGAGTGATTTGGAGGAGAAAGAGTCAGTAGACTCAGGTGACGATTTAGGTACTGTTTATTAA
- the ileS gene encoding isoleucine--tRNA ligase yields the protein MYKKINSDMNFKDREVSIQKVWKDNNIQEKLENMNTDGPSYTVYDGPPTANGKPHIGHVLTRSIKDLVPRYRRMKGYQVEFKAGWDTHGLPVEIEVEKRLGLDGKEDIVEYGVEEFIKQCKESVWKYQDEWEQLSERLAYSADMKNPYITYDNKFIESEWWAIKQIWDKDLLYRGFRVVPYCARCGTALSSHEVAQGYKEVKDVSAFVRFKVKGEDNWFSAWTTTPWTLPSNVALTVNKNLDYVLIELNETAVEHNHRGSEVALAAGTRYYVAEALADSVFGEDSYKVIDKFKGEDLVGKEYEPILPYANKTVAEQSDKKAFVVCEADYVTLSDGTGIVHTAPAFGEDDSKVGKKYDLAFVQLVDSEGKMTADVTDFAGQWVKDADAGVLTKLFEDNSLLRSEKYKHNYPHCWRCSTPLIYYARDEWFIEMTKVRENLLANNEKVTWMPETVKTGRFGNFLDNVVDWNISRERFWGTPLPIWECKSCDKYHCVGSIDELLELSPDASADIELHKPYIDDITVNCPDCKSKMTRTPEVMDVWFDSGSMPFAQYHYPFENKDKFEANFPAGFISEAEDQTRGWFYALMAISTLLFDKTPYDSVLVMGLVQDENGRKMSKHLGNVVDPWSVLDAQGTDAVRWYFYTNSNPWLPSRFSSEAVTEGMRKFMATIWNTLAFYTMYADIDKFDPCAYELDYSKLPVMDRWLLAKLTELIAKVDEKLSNKDMDITGAARLIEKFADELSNWYVRRCRERFWVGEMEEDKINAYMTLYTTLEQVSRLIAPFTPFLAEEIYQVVVKTTNSDAPESVHLCSYPEVNQEWANQELVDSMELLIDSVQLGRAARNNSGIKNRQPLSRVLITGIKAFDEELSKVLTEEINVDEIEYVDSLESLTTYSFKPNFRVLGKKIGSKIPAAKQALENLNGDKAWKELQETGYIRVEIDGEEFDLVEEDLEVEANNITGYQIETSPTINLALDLNLDENLINRGYIREIVSKVQNLRKDSGFEVTDRIKLYVAGSDKVLVAVNKYAEELKADVLATDLETSKIESSIKVDINGENAFLGVERNS from the coding sequence ATGTACAAGAAAATAAATTCTGATATGAATTTTAAGGATAGAGAAGTCTCTATCCAAAAAGTTTGGAAAGATAATAATATTCAAGAAAAATTAGAGAATATGAATACAGATGGTCCAAGCTATACAGTTTATGATGGACCTCCAACAGCTAATGGTAAACCTCATATTGGTCACGTTTTGACTAGATCAATCAAAGACTTAGTGCCTAGATATAGAAGAATGAAGGGTTACCAAGTTGAATTTAAAGCCGGTTGGGATACTCATGGTCTTCCAGTTGAAATTGAAGTAGAAAAACGCTTAGGTCTAGATGGAAAAGAAGACATCGTTGAATACGGTGTAGAAGAGTTCATTAAGCAATGTAAAGAAAGTGTTTGGAAATACCAAGATGAATGGGAACAACTGTCAGAACGTTTAGCATATTCTGCTGATATGAAAAATCCATATATTACTTATGATAATAAATTTATTGAATCTGAGTGGTGGGCGATTAAGCAAATTTGGGATAAAGATCTATTATATAGAGGCTTTAGAGTTGTACCTTATTGTGCACGCTGTGGTACTGCTTTATCAAGCCATGAAGTAGCACAAGGATATAAAGAAGTTAAAGATGTTTCAGCATTCGTAAGATTTAAAGTTAAGGGCGAAGATAACTGGTTCTCAGCTTGGACAACAACTCCATGGACCTTGCCTTCTAACGTTGCATTGACAGTTAACAAAAACTTGGACTATGTTTTAATTGAATTAAATGAAACAGCTGTAGAGCATAATCATAGAGGTTCAGAAGTCGCGTTGGCAGCAGGTACTAGATACTATGTTGCAGAAGCTTTGGCAGACTCTGTGTTTGGTGAAGATTCATATAAAGTTATCGATAAATTTAAAGGTGAAGATTTAGTAGGCAAAGAGTATGAGCCTATTCTTCCATATGCCAACAAAACAGTTGCTGAGCAAAGTGATAAAAAAGCTTTTGTAGTCTGTGAAGCAGATTATGTAACTTTAAGTGATGGTACAGGTATAGTTCATACCGCTCCGGCTTTTGGTGAAGATGACTCTAAGGTTGGCAAAAAATATGATCTAGCGTTCGTACAATTAGTTGACTCTGAAGGAAAAATGACTGCAGATGTTACTGATTTTGCAGGCCAATGGGTTAAAGATGCCGATGCAGGTGTTTTAACCAAATTATTTGAAGATAATTCATTATTGCGAAGTGAAAAATATAAACATAACTACCCACATTGTTGGAGATGTTCTACTCCATTGATTTACTATGCTAGAGACGAGTGGTTCATTGAAATGACTAAAGTCAGAGAGAACCTATTAGCAAATAATGAGAAAGTTACATGGATGCCAGAAACTGTTAAGACAGGAAGATTTGGTAATTTCTTGGATAATGTAGTTGACTGGAATATTTCACGAGAGAGATTCTGGGGTACACCGTTGCCTATCTGGGAGTGTAAGTCATGTGACAAGTATCATTGTGTTGGCTCAATTGATGAATTGCTTGAACTTTCTCCTGATGCAAGTGCTGATATCGAATTACATAAACCATATATTGATGATATAACTGTCAATTGTCCTGATTGTAAGAGTAAAATGACAAGAACTCCTGAAGTTATGGATGTCTGGTTTGACTCTGGTTCAATGCCTTTTGCACAATATCATTATCCTTTTGAAAACAAAGATAAGTTTGAAGCTAATTTCCCAGCTGGATTTATTTCAGAAGCAGAAGACCAAACTAGGGGTTGGTTCTATGCATTGATGGCAATTAGTACTCTCTTGTTTGACAAAACTCCATACGATAGTGTTTTAGTTATGGGATTAGTCCAAGACGAGAATGGTCGTAAAATGAGTAAGCATTTAGGCAATGTTGTAGATCCTTGGTCTGTATTGGATGCACAAGGTACAGATGCAGTTCGTTGGTATTTCTATACTAACTCCAATCCATGGTTACCTAGCCGTTTCAGTTCTGAAGCTGTAACTGAAGGTATGCGTAAATTCATGGCTACAATTTGGAATACTTTAGCTTTCTATACAATGTACGCAGACATAGACAAATTTGATCCATGCGCATATGAATTAGATTATTCTAAGTTACCTGTTATGGATAGATGGTTACTGGCTAAGTTGACTGAGCTAATTGCAAAAGTAGATGAGAAATTATCTAACAAAGATATGGATATTACTGGTGCAGCAAGATTAATCGAGAAATTTGCCGATGAATTAAGTAACTGGTATGTAAGACGTTGTAGAGAGCGCTTCTGGGTTGGTGAAATGGAAGAAGATAAGATCAATGCTTATATGACTCTATATACTACTCTAGAGCAAGTATCTAGATTAATTGCGCCATTTACTCCATTCTTAGCTGAAGAGATTTATCAAGTTGTGGTTAAGACAACAAACTCAGATGCCCCAGAGAGTGTTCACTTATGTTCATATCCAGAAGTTAATCAAGAATGGGCAAACCAAGAACTTGTAGATTCAATGGAGCTATTGATTGATAGTGTTCAATTGGGAAGAGCGGCTCGTAATAATTCAGGCATCAAAAATCGTCAGCCACTCTCAAGAGTTTTAATTACTGGAATTAAAGCATTTGATGAAGAATTATCTAAAGTTTTAACAGAAGAAATAAATGTAGATGAAATTGAGTATGTAGATAGTTTAGAGTCTTTAACCACTTATTCATTTAAACCTAACTTTAGGGTTCTAGGTAAGAAAATAGGTTCAAAAATTCCTGCAGCTAAACAAGCTCTAGAAAACTTAAATGGTGATAAGGCTTGGAAAGAACTACAAGAAACTGGCTATATTAGAGTTGAGATTGATGGTGAAGAGTTCGATTTAGTTGAAGAAGACTTAGAAGTTGAAGCTAATAATATTACAGGTTATCAAATCGAAACAAGTCCAACTATTAACTTAGCACTAGACCTAAATCTTGATGAGAATCTAATTAATCGTGGTTACATAAGAGAGATAGTTTCCAAGGTTCAAAATCTAAGAAAAGATTCAGGATTTGAAGTAACTGATAGAATTAAATTGTATGTTGCTGGATCAGATAAGGTCTTAGTAGCTGTAAATAAATATGCTGAAGAATTAAAAGCAGATGTTCTTGCAACAGATTTAGAAACAAGTAAAATTGAAAGTTCTATAAAAGTTGATATCAACGGTGAAAATGCATTCTTGGGTGTTGAGAGAAACTCCTAA
- a CDS encoding IS3 family transposase: MPAKAKTKVILELQVEFPKIQLKIWLSLAELPRSSYYEWKNKLDKPVDKDKEIVLAIVQVVKESSYRYGYRRVSMKLRKLGLVVNHKKVLRIMREQNLLSTKFKTRSRKYNSYRGKVGEVADNLVKRQFNTARPNELWLTDVTEFRLKNSEEKIYLSAILDTYNSEIISFSIDKHPTTAFTNKALDEALKRVKDVSELVIHSDQGFHYQHSSWVKRLETRGIKQSMSRKGNCLDNSPMENFFGIMKQEMFYGEDFKNLEQLIEVIIEYIKWYNEDRIKVKLNGLSPVEYRLQSA; the protein is encoded by the coding sequence ATACCAGCCAAGGCCAAAACAAAAGTAATTCTAGAGTTACAAGTAGAGTTTCCAAAAATCCAGTTAAAAATTTGGTTAAGCTTAGCGGAGCTACCACGTTCTTCTTACTACGAATGGAAAAACAAGCTAGATAAACCTGTAGATAAAGACAAAGAGATAGTATTAGCAATAGTGCAGGTTGTAAAAGAATCTAGTTATAGATATGGATACAGAAGAGTTTCAATGAAACTTAGAAAGCTAGGATTAGTAGTTAACCACAAAAAAGTTCTACGTATTATGCGAGAACAAAACTTATTGAGCACAAAATTCAAAACAAGATCCAGAAAATATAATTCCTACAGAGGAAAAGTTGGAGAAGTAGCTGATAATTTGGTCAAGCGCCAGTTTAACACTGCTAGACCAAACGAATTGTGGTTAACAGACGTAACAGAATTCAGATTAAAGAATAGCGAAGAAAAAATATATTTATCTGCAATACTAGATACTTACAATAGTGAAATTATTTCGTTCTCAATTGACAAACACCCAACAACTGCGTTTACAAATAAAGCTTTAGATGAAGCCTTAAAAAGGGTTAAAGATGTAAGTGAATTAGTAATTCACAGTGACCAAGGTTTCCATTACCAACACAGCAGTTGGGTAAAACGATTGGAAACGAGAGGAATAAAACAAAGTATGTCCAGAAAAGGAAACTGTTTAGATAATTCACCGATGGAAAATTTCTTTGGAATAATGAAGCAAGAAATGTTTTATGGTGAAGATTTTAAGAATTTAGAACAATTAATAGAAGTAATTATAGAGTATATAAAATGGTACAATGAAGATAGAATAAAGGTAAAATTAAACGGACTTTCACCTGTTGAATACAGATTACAGTCCGCTTAA
- the rsfS gene encoding ribosome silencing factor gives MLEENNNITKEDIKKIADAVVDALENKKGHDIEILDITGSSLADYFVLCTGNSNTQIKALADEVEFKLREDFNLEVRSSEGFDTREWILLDYGDVIVHIFSKDAREFYQLERLWAK, from the coding sequence ATGTTAGAAGAAAATAATAATATTACAAAAGAAGATATTAAGAAAATTGCTGATGCTGTAGTTGATGCCTTAGAAAATAAAAAAGGTCACGATATTGAAATTTTAGATATTACCGGAAGTTCACTTGCAGATTATTTTGTGTTGTGCACAGGAAATTCAAATACACAGATCAAAGCATTAGCTGATGAAGTTGAATTCAAATTAAGAGAAGATTTTAACCTAGAAGTAAGAAGTAGCGAAGGTTTCGATACAAGAGAATGGATACTTCTGGATTATGGTGATGTTATTGTCCATATTTTTAGCAAAGATGCTAGAGAATTCTATCAGCTGGAAAGACTCTGGGCTAAATAG
- a CDS encoding helix-turn-helix domain-containing protein → MPKYSDEFKLEVIKDYLSGKNGGSVLIAKKYGVPVRTVNNWINWYNARGKHGLIKKLTTKSYSSDFKLSVIKYREINKCSYREAAEHFGVTNGAIVYTWAKKYEEKGFSGLEGKQGRSRKVSKSKNPKPLNESEREELIRLREEVKYLKLKEIYEKKLEALLEEMDEGEYQPRPKQK, encoded by the coding sequence ATGCCTAAATATAGTGATGAATTCAAATTAGAAGTAATTAAAGATTACTTAAGTGGTAAGAATGGAGGGAGTGTTTTAATCGCTAAAAAATATGGAGTTCCAGTAAGAACAGTTAATAATTGGATTAATTGGTACAACGCACGTGGTAAGCATGGATTGATCAAAAAACTTACTACTAAAAGTTATAGTAGCGATTTTAAGCTTTCGGTAATAAAATATAGAGAGATAAATAAATGTTCATACCGAGAAGCAGCAGAACATTTCGGCGTTACTAATGGTGCAATTGTATATACATGGGCCAAAAAATATGAAGAGAAAGGCTTCTCTGGTTTGGAAGGAAAACAAGGAAGGTCCCGAAAAGTGTCAAAGAGTAAAAATCCAAAACCATTAAACGAGAGTGAGCGTGAAGAGTTAATACGCTTACGCGAAGAGGTAAAGTATCTTAAATTAAAAGAAATTTACGAAAAAAAGTTAGAAGCCTTGCTGGAAGAGATGGACGAGGGAGAATACCAGCCAAGGCCAAAACAAAAGTAA